In one window of Paraflavitalea soli DNA:
- a CDS encoding SusD/RagB family nutrient-binding outer membrane lipoprotein, with product MKTINNRLFLIILSAAAVFAGCKKGYLDVNKDPNRVTDDNITAQLIFPQAAHATGARSASGNFRFLENWMGYWASAGDYAIQQDETSYNIDFSFADALWQNQYNVLYDLNRVKVKAQPNGDSLLAGAAMVLSAKLFQDLVDMYGNIPYSQAFQNDKYTQPVYDNAKDVYDALQKSLDSAILYFKQAPRASFTNADVVNNGNITLWVKFANTLKLRLLIRQSQVSGFNPAAEIAKIVANGGVLHSGESIDVNPGYSNALNKQSPFYANYGLTPTNADASPSTRANTYFVNLLNSTADPRLARVFKTPANGGAISGNVYGLAAGNPAGAATSAVGPGLARDATQSQWILTSVESMFLEAEAIARGWMTGDAKVAYENAVRESFIWLGVPNAVAAANTYLTTQAIADWDNAGATPLSKAKFIAYQKYIALGGINPLETWSDLRRLDMIPNKGYISVNPARLANSLPVRLLYAQSEYTTNSANVNAQGKVDQFTSKLFWQP from the coding sequence ATGAAAACAATAAACAATAGACTTTTCCTTATCATACTATCCGCTGCCGCCGTGTTTGCGGGATGTAAAAAGGGATACCTGGATGTGAACAAGGATCCCAACCGGGTAACGGATGATAATATTACGGCCCAACTCATCTTTCCGCAGGCGGCCCATGCTACCGGCGCCAGATCGGCCAGCGGTAATTTCCGGTTCCTCGAAAACTGGATGGGCTACTGGGCCTCGGCCGGCGACTATGCTATTCAGCAGGATGAGACGAGCTACAATATAGATTTTAGTTTCGCCGACGCCTTGTGGCAAAATCAGTACAATGTGTTGTACGATCTTAACCGGGTGAAGGTAAAAGCACAGCCCAATGGCGATTCCCTGCTGGCAGGCGCCGCCATGGTACTCTCGGCCAAGTTATTTCAGGACCTGGTAGACATGTACGGTAATATTCCCTATTCGCAGGCTTTCCAGAATGACAAATACACGCAACCTGTTTATGATAATGCCAAAGATGTGTACGATGCGCTGCAGAAAAGCCTGGATTCGGCCATCCTTTATTTCAAGCAAGCGCCCCGGGCATCTTTTACCAATGCCGATGTGGTGAATAATGGCAATATCACTTTATGGGTCAAATTTGCCAATACACTCAAGCTGCGGCTGCTGATCAGGCAATCGCAGGTGAGTGGATTCAACCCGGCTGCGGAGATAGCGAAGATCGTAGCCAATGGTGGTGTATTGCATTCCGGTGAGAGCATCGATGTAAACCCCGGCTATAGCAATGCCCTCAACAAGCAATCGCCGTTCTATGCCAACTATGGCCTCACGCCTACCAACGCAGATGCCAGCCCGAGTACCAGGGCCAATACTTATTTTGTGAACCTGCTCAACTCCACCGCTGATCCCCGGCTTGCCCGGGTCTTTAAAACACCTGCCAATGGCGGAGCGATCAGTGGTAATGTATATGGCCTGGCTGCCGGCAATCCCGCCGGTGCAGCGACCTCGGCCGTAGGCCCCGGCCTGGCAAGGGATGCTACGCAAAGCCAATGGATACTTACATCGGTTGAAAGTATGTTCCTGGAAGCAGAAGCGATTGCCCGCGGCTGGATGACCGGCGATGCAAAAGTGGCTTATGAAAATGCCGTGCGGGAATCCTTTATATGGCTGGGTGTACCCAATGCCGTGGCAGCTGCCAATACGTATTTGACCACGCAGGCTATTGCGGACTGGGACAATGCAGGTGCAACACCACTGTCAAAAGCCAAATTCATTGCCTACCAGAAATACATTGCATTGGGTGGCATTAATCCGCTGGAAACCTGGAGTGATCTGCGCAGGCTGGATATGATCCCCAATAAGGGATATATATCCGTGAACCCAGCCAGGCTGGCCAATTCACTTCCTGTACGGTTGCTTTACGCACAGAGCGAGTATACCACCAACAGTGCCAATGTGAACGCCCAGGGGAAAGTGGATCAATTCACCTCCAAATTGTTCTGGCAGCCTTAA
- a CDS encoding type II secretion system protein GspG → MNKQNNPPYWIGYFCLLPLIGAFIGIALIYMGISRYKSKPLVAIGFAGVMITVVTYYFIFYDMRYGANTARGYAKLSQMQINSLANSVEYYKVKRGVYPDSLEQLKEMDPLIDISDPLLLRRMDKNFNANFYYEKAGGKYILLSIGIDGVAHTADDIYPVADSSSNLEINQ, encoded by the coding sequence ATGAATAAACAAAACAATCCGCCTTATTGGATTGGCTATTTTTGTCTGCTCCCATTAATAGGTGCATTTATTGGCATCGCACTGATTTACATGGGCATTTCTAGATACAAAAGCAAGCCCTTGGTTGCAATAGGTTTTGCAGGAGTAATGATCACTGTAGTTACATACTATTTTATCTTCTATGATATGCGGTACGGCGCCAATACTGCAAGAGGGTATGCAAAGCTCTCTCAAATGCAAATTAACAGCCTGGCTAATAGTGTTGAATACTATAAAGTGAAAAGGGGAGTTTATCCAGATAGTTTGGAACAACTTAAAGAAATGGACCCGCTAATAGATATTAGTGATCCTCTTCTGCTTCGCAGAATGGATAAAAATTTTAATGCTAATTTTTATTATGAAAAAGCAGGCGGCAAATATATCTTGCTTTCAATAGGTATTGATGGTGTTGCACACACAGCAGATGATATTTATCCCGTAGCTGACAGTAGTTCCAACTTGGAAATAAATCAATAA
- a CDS encoding BT_3987 domain-containing protein: MKLSIRLISLLALFLSLGIGMVSCLKDKDYDDGLIQSTHGSNPKMIEVKVNASSASNFLGLVFDPVNRDTTLNFIPVNLATANSAPEDIKVTLTQKNSLVTDYNAANGTDYQIPTANMFTVLNAGNVVTIPQGSHTGYLQVKFKPSDFAGAWALGYQITAVDKSGYTISGNLSSGIVAIVAKNQYDGLYTSVGYFEHPTSPRAIDLEDLALTTVNANTVNRLIGDLGAASGSMNITVNANNTVTITPGAGNTGTVASIANLPTVGIYNNTYDPATHTFYLRYGYPNPGPTRIVTEVVTLQ; encoded by the coding sequence ATGAAACTATCCATAAGATTAATAAGCCTACTGGCACTCTTCCTGTCGCTGGGTATTGGCATGGTGAGCTGCTTAAAAGATAAGGACTATGATGACGGATTGATACAATCCACCCATGGCAGCAATCCAAAGATGATCGAAGTAAAAGTGAATGCAAGTTCGGCCAGCAATTTCCTTGGCCTGGTCTTTGATCCCGTCAACCGGGATACCACGCTTAATTTCATCCCGGTGAACCTGGCTACGGCAAATAGTGCACCGGAAGACATCAAGGTTACGCTCACCCAGAAAAATTCACTGGTCACTGATTACAATGCGGCCAATGGCACGGATTACCAAATACCCACTGCAAATATGTTTACCGTGCTCAATGCCGGCAATGTGGTAACGATCCCCCAAGGGTCGCATACGGGTTATCTCCAGGTGAAGTTTAAGCCTTCTGATTTCGCGGGGGCCTGGGCACTTGGCTACCAGATCACTGCGGTTGACAAATCGGGCTATACCATTAGCGGGAACCTGAGTTCGGGCATCGTGGCCATTGTTGCCAAAAACCAATACGACGGCCTATATACTTCTGTAGGCTATTTTGAACACCCTACCTCACCACGGGCTATTGACCTGGAAGATCTGGCATTAACCACTGTCAATGCCAATACGGTAAACAGACTAATAGGTGATCTGGGTGCTGCGTCCGGGAGCATGAACATTACCGTCAATGCGAATAACACGGTAACTATTACACCGGGTGCCGGCAATACCGGCACTGTTGCTTCCATCGCTAATTTGCCTACCGTTGGTATTTACAACAATACGTATGATCCTGCCACTCATACCTTCTATTTAAGGTATGGGTATCCTAATCCGGGACCTACTCGGATCGTTACAGAAGTAGTGACATTACAATAG